In Scyliorhinus canicula chromosome 8, sScyCan1.1, whole genome shotgun sequence, one DNA window encodes the following:
- the kcnv2a gene encoding potassium voltage-gated channel subfamily V member 2 — protein sequence MFKLRRLSLFPNFKLRERLNAPQQKGSDLAFVKECSLRQWSSMQELTSDIYEINYDETDSDDEFPTVPLYSPSSPSKNYKLNINVGGRLFQIAYHAAAQFPKSRIGKLATYTDSTRKLDLCDDYSIANNEYFFDRDPAIFHHIFNFYRTGVLWIKNELCPRNFLEEIHYWGIRIKNSNRCCRIAFEERQDELNEQLKIQRELQAELEVKEDEEHFKGLIFGDSRRVIWNLMEKPFSSVIAKIMAVASSMFVVVSIVAMALNTVQEMQYTSAAGQLSGHTYMELVETICIIFFTTEYLLRVVSTPDIKKFVRSVLNAVDLIAIFPFYLQVTLECFEDEDYGKHDQDIEKVGRVGKVGQVLRIMRLMRIFRILKLARHSTGLRAFGFTLKQCYQQVGCLFLFIAMGIFSFSALVFSVEHDVPRTNFTSIPHAWWWAAVSISTVGYGDVCPETMLGRIFAFGCISFGIILNGMPISILYNKFSDYYAQLKSYEYTTNSKQRGRINFAGRARRKVLECCGAVPHHHLPREQ from the exons ATGTTTAAGCTAAGACGCCTGAGTCTGTTTCCGAACTTCAAACTAAGAGAAAGATTAAATGCACCTCAGCAAAAAGGGAGTGACTTAGCATTTGTAAAAGAATGTTCCTTGAGACAATGGAGCTCCATGCAAGAACTCACCTCTGATATCTATGAAATTAATTATGATGAAACAGATTCTGATGACGAATTTCCAACTGTCCCCCTCTACAGCCCAAGTTCTCCCTCAAAAAATTATAAGTTGAATATTAATGTTGGAGGCAGATTGTTCCAGATCGCTTACCATGCTGCTGCCCAGTTTCCTAAGAGCAGAATTGGAAAATTGGCTACTTACACTGATTCCACACGGAAATTGGATCTTTGTGATGACTACAGTATAGCAAACAATGAATATTTTTTTGATCGAGATCCTGCAATCTTCCACCATATCTTTAACTTCTACAGGACAGGGGTTTTGTGGATCAAAAATGAGCTCTGTCCCAGAAACTTTCTCGAAGAAATTCATTACTGGGGTATACGGATCAAAAACAGTAATAGGTGCTGCAGAATCGCATTTGAAGAAAGACAAGATGAATTGAATGAGCAACTCAAGATCCAGCGAGAGCTACAAGCTGAACTTGAAGTGAAAGAAGATGAGGAGCATTTCAAAGGCTTGATATTTGGTGACTCAAGAAGAGTAATCTGGAACTTAATGGAAAAGCCTTTCTCTTCGGTTATAGCGAAGATAATGGCGGTGGCTTCCAGTATGTTTGTGGTAGTCTCGATTGTAGCCATGGCTTTGAACACAGTTCAAGAAATGCAGTACACAAGTGCAGCTGGCCAACTGAGCGGACATACCTATATGGAGCTCGTAGAAACCATTTGCATCATTTTCTTCACTACAGAGTACCTGCTGAGAGTAGTGTCCACACCAGATATTAAGAAGTTTGTGCGAAGCGTTCTAAATGCAGTAGATCTTATCGCAATCTTCCCTTTTTATCTCCAGGTCACCCTTGAATGTTTTGAGGATGAAGATTATGGGAAGCATGATCAGGATATTGAGAAAGTGGGCAGAGTGGGCAAGGTTGGCCAAGTACTGAGGATCATGAGACTGATGAGAATTTTCCGGATTTTAAAGCTCGCCCGACATTCCACTGGACTGAGGGCATTTGGTTTCACATTGAAGCAATGTTACCAGCAGGTtggctgccttttcctttttataGCGATGGGCATATTTTCCTTTTCTGCTCTGGTCTTCTCCGTTGAACATGATGTCCCACGTACTAATTTTACCTCCATACCCCATGCCTGGTGGTGGGCTGCG GTTAGCATTTCCACAGTAGGCTATGGAGACGTCTGCCCAGAAACAATGCTCGGAAGAATTTTTGCTTTTGGCTGCATTTCTTTTGGGATCATTTTGAACGGCATGCCAATCTCCATCCTCTATAATAAATTCTCAGATTATTATGCACAGCTCAAAAGCTATGAATATACAACAAACTCAAAGCAGCGAGGCAGGATCAATTTTGCAGGACGAGCACGGAGGAAGGTACTGGAATGCTGCGGAGCGGTCCCACACCATCACTTGCCAAGAGAGCAATAA